The Orcinus orca chromosome 20, mOrcOrc1.1, whole genome shotgun sequence region TACTAAATTTATGAtaaattcataaaatgaattgtagGGCTTCCATCTCCCagctcaccccacccccatgatGCAGAATTTTGCTAACCCCAAGTATGCTTCATGGACTAGTGGCATGGACATCACCTGGATGTCAAGCTCATTTcctggaacttgttagaaatgcagaatctgagGCCCTaacccagacctacagaatcagaatgtGCATCATGAACAAGATCCCCAGATGAATACGCACAGTAAGATTGGAGAAGCTCTGACCTAGTCTACTTTAAACAGCATTAGAATTACTTTTCTTTAAAGTGTCATATAGAACTCAGATGAAGACAACCAGTCATGATAActctttatatttaactttatctATGCTAATTGGTGTATTCAAGGTATCCGCTTCTTGAGTAAATTttggtattttacattttgttagtAAATCATCTGTATCCCCAGAGCTTTATAACTTTGTTGCAGCAGAgttgcattattttattattaacctCTTCCATCAAGGGATGATGGCCAGCTCTTTTCCTCATCTTATGTATTTTTActgtctcattttttctttattttatctattttcttggtattttcaaataaccagcttttggATTCAATTAGTAATAATCCTTCGATGTTaaatgggtgtgtgtggggggcaccCTACAATGTGAACCATTACTGTGAATGAGTTTAGCTTTGATCTCTATTAGCATCAAAACCATGTACAcggacgggacttccctggtggcgcagtgattaagaatccgcctgccaatgcaagggacacaggttcgttccctggtctaagatcccacatgccgcagagcaactaagcccgggcaccacaactacagagcctgcactctagagcccaggctctgcaacaagagaagccgccaccgcaatgagaagcccgcgcaccgcaacgaatagtcccggcttgccgcaactagagaaagcccgcgcgcagcgacgaagaaccaacgcagccataaataaatagatagataggtaaatagtttaaaaaacgcCAAACATGTACACTTGCAAATCTGAACTTCTAGGGAAGAATGCAGGATTAATACCAATCTTCAATTAATAAATTACAGTCTTGAATAGGGACATACCTCCACCTAAATTGCCTTTCTACATACCTAATCATATTCTAAAGTCATCTATGGCCTCACTGGTATACCTCACTGAATAATGCTTCAAGCTTTTGTACCTGCGTTAGAGTTTATATGCCTTTCACACCCTTTATCTCATTTgagatttatatttaaaaggaTCTAATATATAATCCTTGGCTAAGGGGAAAATGGTCCATAACCTGATTTTCATATCCTGAGATCAGCTGGGGCCCTCAGAATGCTCTGTCCTTCCAAAGGACCAACTGGGCCAGAGGAGAGACTGCGTCTTTGGGGAGAGTTGAGAAAGCATGCATTCCCTCAGATCCAGGGAGAGGCTGAGTTGGAATTTTACCACACATAAAGAAAACGGTATATTTCAGCCATTCACCCTAGACTGGACAATTACGTGTAATGCAGTAGCTTTTTCCCCCCCCCTTCAATTAAGAAGTCAAAATGATGTTTGCCCTTTTAAAACTGTATGAAAAACCTATTATTTATACACTTTCATTTCTTACCTTTGCAAATATTCTATTCagattaagaatttcaaaagtCAGATGACTGTAAGCTTTTGCAGTCAAATTGGCTCAAGTTTAGGATAACAGCTACAAAAAATATCAAGTGTAGTTTATTAAATTTGGGATTTTCAGTTCACTGACAGACCAGTCTTGTGTTGATTGTTATGGAGAAATTGTTACAAAGATATTGCTGAAGCCGttcacaaaattaattttaattttgtgctCGAATTGGAGATTTCCAATctataataatctttttttttaacatctttattggggtataattgctttacaatggtgtgttagtttctgctttataacaaactgaatcaattatacatatacatatgttcccatatctctataATAATCTTTTTATAAGCATTCACATAAGCAAACACTTGAATAGTCTTTCGTGTTGTATTTAGGTCTCCTTTAAGTAGCTAAAGTGGAAACCATCTTAACCTCGCACTCCTGGCAGGACTATGTTTAGGACATTTTTAACCCCAATAAGTAGTgctattaaaaaagagaaaatagtctGCAATCCCTCCTACCTAAAAGAATTCACCAATTCACCATTTGATAGTATTCTTCCTCTCTAAGCAAAATGTTCCCTTCCTAAATCCCAGGATGGAAAGTGAATAAAAGAGAGATGAAATGGTATAAAGTAATGAAATGATGTCAACTGCATTTAAAAGTGTTGAAAATATGTGGGAAGAGATTAAAAGAATATAGGTGACAACAAGCAAGTTGTGTTACAGGAGCAAAGGGTTTACTGATGGTATGCACGCAAGTAGGACCTTAATAGAGGTTCCACGTTAAGGAGTTTTGAAGTCATCTCTTGACCTACATTAATGCATTCATCCATGAAGAAACACTGAGGGggtattatttttcagatgaggaagggAAGCACAAAAAGATTAAGTGATTTATGTCAGATCACACACCTAGGAAacagcagagccaagatttgaacccaggaaccATGCCCATACTCTTCCCATAACTATATGCAGGATGGTTTTTTAGGGGACAGGATTGGAGGAAATAGGAAAGACCTGTTTGGAATCTTGCTGCAGTAGACCAGGCAAGAACTGACAAGGAACTGGCATAGTGCTTAAATTTAAGACtttttcaattaaatatatatatatatatatatatatatatatatgaaggtcATCAGAAATACAGGCTCTGGACTCAAGACTCCCTGggttaaaataaaacataccagCTCTCTGATTGTAGACAAGGGACTTCTATGTGCCTGTTTCTCTACAATCTAGGAATAGCAACATTACCTACCTGATAGAATTTTTTGAgttttaaatgagatcatatacaTACACTCAGCCTAGTGACTAGGAGTCAGTGCTCTAAAAGTTTGCCGTTATTTTTAGAATGCTACAGATTGCAGAGACAGTAATGGATCTGTTTTATTAAGAGACACAATTAGCAGGGTTTGGGTGTTAATTGTAATGGAAAAGGAGGCAAGAGAGGCTAGAGGTTTTAAGCTTGCCAACTGCTATGAAGATGGCTTTGGAGAAAGAcaggatttcctttccttttggacATTTTGAGTTTTAGGTGTTAATGCAACATCCATGCACAGGTGCCAACTAAGCAGTTGAACATGAGTATGAAGTTCAGAGAAGTGAGCTAGGGGAGTCATTAGCAAATACTGATGAGAGTGTGTTAGAACAGTGGGCCGAGGATATCATCCTGAAAAACATGGACATTTATTttgggttaatatacaaaatgcaATGATATTCGAATGacatgaaaatacagaaaatgacaGTTTCAGCACTGTGAGAATGAAGAATGATTTCTGACATTCAGATAACAGTATGTTCCCATTGTTTAGAACAATTAGAGTACTAATTGCACATTTTTATCCCAAGCCACAGATATCAAATAAGGACTCAGACTGAGTCAAAGACAGCTGTATTTTCCAAAGGTGTGCTCAGAAAGACCATGGTATATTTGGTGTTATCTCTAACaaacgtttaaaaaaaatactctttccTATGATCACTCTTTTAAGAGCATAAGGCATGGATCTCAAGATTGTCCCAATTCCCAGTATAAAGAACTGTTATGTTAATGATCTCATGTCAGGGTGCCAACTGGTCaggtttccttcatttttcttaagtCATTTCTCCCTAATATCTAGGATTTTATTTCAGCAAAATAATCAAAAAGCTATCATAGGGCTGCTCTATCTACCCATTTAGCAAAGTAGTATCAAGTAATTTTACCTGTCCAGGCACTTGTGGAACAAAgccttcttttaaaaactaaatgggATACTGGGATTTAACAGTTTATCATCAGTCAAAATATCATGAAAGACATAAGCAGTCCACCAAATACAGCAATTCCAGCACAGAACACCTATGATGCACCTTGTGATCAGCAAACTTCCTATTTTTGTCCTCCACTGCCATGTAGCCTCTAATGCAGTAGTCTTTTGGcatttcaaatatgaaaatattaactaCTGAGGTATCATTTCAGGGTGGGAGGAAATGTTATTTCTCTACAGAAAAGTGGTGCTGTTGACATTTTTGGCAgcacaattttattttcagtgtgtgGACCTGTGCTCCCTCAACTGAACATATTGCATTCCTGTCACCCCACCCCACAAACACCCCCAATACCAAAAGCACCCTCCAATCATTGTGACAATCAAATGATGGCCACAAATGCCCCATAGAGCAGCAGTGCTGCCCCTGCTTGAACACTATTGTTATGAAACGATGGCTCTGTTGATTACAATAATGCTACCTCTGAGTTTGGATCTCTTTATCATAAAACCAAACACTGCAAACACAACAAATGCTTATCTAAGAAAACCAATTCCCATTATTACGGGAGTAGGATTAAGGGGCTCATAAAATCTTAGTTGGAAGGACTCTAAGAGAACAACTGTCCTAAGGAGATTAAGTGACAGGTCCATGTTTCCATGTTCAGGAAATGGCAAAGCCAGAAAATCCTAAATTATTGTTTAGTACTTCTTCCACTACACAATGCCCCCAACTCACGAAACTAACAACTAGCAACTAACTCCTGGATATACTGGAAGCTCAGCAGCTTCAATTATgtacaaaaaaaattacttgttgaCATAGGATGACGAAGGAACAGTCACACAGATTTGCTGGTTCTAAGGACTGATGCAATGCCTCAAGGTCTCTACTCCAGTTTAATTCACCTTCAAATTAAAAGTTGAAACTTTATCATCCCACTAAGTTCCTCCAAGTAATAATTTTATGAATGTAAAATATATGCCAGCAAAGTTCCTATATTAGTATATCCTGAAGAAGTTAATAGCTCCTGgtgccattttaaaaaagaaaacagggcttccctggtggcgcagagtccgcctgccaatgcaggggacatgggtttgtgccccggtccggaaagatcccacatgccgcggagtggctaggcccgtgagccatggccgctgggcctgtgcgtccagagcctgtgctccgcaacgggagaggccacaacagtgagagggccgcataccacaaaaaaaaaaggaaaacagcctCAAAATTTGGCAGCTTTTACTAGATGTATTGGTGTAGTATTAAGCAATACGTTGTGGGCAATTGGCACCATTAAAAAGTAGCATGAGTAGAGAAAAAAGTGTAGGATGATTTTCCATGaatattagaaaaacagaatCTTCACCACAACGATAAACAAGCAAAATATCCAACAAATATATACCGACTTCTCTTGGCCTCATGATaaaatcagggggaaaaaaacttcaCGAGATGATCCAAATATTAACACCAAATACTACAAAATATATTGCTCAGACATAATGATACAATTTCTCtacttttaaataatacaaacatTTCCATGGTAATCTACATATGCACAAAAGATCAGAAAGCCCTCCATTTAAAAGAGAACATGTCAAAAGGTAGTAAGTTACCAATGTTTGGCATTTTTTTGTCTCCTATTTATACCTAAATACTTGAACCTAAATGTCATTATATGGAGACCTAGAACAAAATATTAAGTGCCCCATTTATCATACCTGCTAATCTTCTTTCTAGAATGGTGAAAATGAACCAAAGATTAGTATCTGCTCATAAGCCTGGAAactctgacatttttcttttttgatacacTTAGCTACTGATTTTAAGGACTAGAACCCTGGAAGGCCAATTCCCTTTGGAAGACCTAATCACTGAATCTCATTTGCTATTTTACAAATGCACATGTGATCACAAGGTGGACCCAGGGAAGTACTTTACTAACGCACCTCCAAATGGAAAAGACAAGACAAACATATCAAGATGGCTGTGATTCTCAGCAAAGGGTAAAGTCCACTCCCAGTTTCCAGGGAGAATATCAGACCTTGGTCTTGTTTCACCTGTGTAACTAGAGGCatgaggcagaaagaagaggGTGTTAATTCTGGTATGTCTCCTTACGCCCACCCTCACTTCACAGTGAAAAGTGGTGACTGCAAATCCAACTGGAAGAAACACCTCAAAATGTaatcatcaaagaaacaaaaccagcaGGATCATTTTCACACAAAGATAGTATTAAATTTCAGATGCACTACCCCCTTTCTTCCTCTTGATAGGATGGATGCAGGAGCTTTGGGAGACATGAATACCcacaccagatgaaggaaataaCAGAGGAGCACTCCCCTTTTGGAAAGCTTCCCTCAGATAATATCCTATGCCACTGCCTCTTAAAACTGAAGAATTCTAAGTTACTCCcataaatgatgaataaaattTCTTGGCCTGTCATACAGGGGGGAGTGGAGGGGTATCCCACACACATAGCCAGGTGTGCAAAATAAAGGAAACTTGGATACTATTGTTTCTGCCAATGCCAAAAAACATCTCCCAGGTCTTGGAGACAACCAGCTAATTCTACCTCATCCTAACCATGAGCTCTCTAGAATCTCTGTCCCTGACACAAAGAAGGTAAATAAACAAGAAAGTCAATTATAGATTTCACAAATATCTTGTACACCGGTCTGTAATTTTTAATTAGAATCAACTATCAAAGACACTGCACCTTTGAAGTCTTTGAGCATAACAATGTTTAACAGTGGCTTTATTAGGTGAATGCTTGAAAGTATTCAACATTAAATTCAATTTACTTCACATGTTTGCAAACACATCATTAGCAATTCTTAACTATTTCAAACCAACTAATTCGAAGTACAGAAGGCTTGTTTTCAAATAACTCTTCTGAGGTGACACGAAGACTGAAAGAAGCCTATAACGTGAGTCCTGGTCTCTAGCCAACAACTACTATATCATCACTGGTGAACTCATATGAGGGAACTTCTAGGTTGAGAGGTGCAGGCCCCTTCCTGATCCTGCCAGATGCATCATAGTGTGACCCATGGCAAGGGCAGTAATAACCACCAAAATCTCCTGCATTTGCAATGGGTACACAACCAAGATGAGTGCAAACACCTATCAAGATAACCCATTCAGGTTTCTTTACTCGTTCTAAATCATGCTGTGGGTCCCTCAACTGGGACACTTCAACTGCAGATTCCTGGTCAATTTCCTTCTTGGTTCTATGGCGCACAAACAGGGGTTTGCCTCTCCATTTGAAAGCCATGTTCTTGCCCTCTGGAATATCGGATAACTTGATTTCGATTTTCGACATGGCCAACACATCAGCAGAAGCACTCATGCTGGAAACAAACTGAGAGATGACATTCTTGGCAGCATACGCAACACCCACAGTAGTTGTTGCAGTTATCAAATAGGAGAAACCTCTTCTAGCCTCACTGCTCTCTTTTGAAGACTTTGTACTATCTAACACTTCAGCACGACGATAGTCAGAGAAGTCAGGCACTTTGATGTCCGTATGGGAATAACGAACAGAAGCAGGGACT contains the following coding sequences:
- the LOC101274086 gene encoding cytochrome b-c1 complex subunit Rieske, mitochondrial, whose protein sequence is MFSVAVRSGPFAPVLSATSRGVAGALRPLVQAAVPATSESPVLDVKRSFLCRESLSGQAAARPLVASVGLNVPASVRYSHTDIKVPDFSDYRRAEVLDSTKSSKESSEARRGFSYLITATTTVGVAYAAKNVISQFVSSMSASADVLAMSKIEIKLSDIPEGKNMAFKWRGKPLFVRHRTKKEIDQESAVEVSQLRDPQHDLERVKKPEWVILIGVCTHLGCVPIANAGDFGGYYCPCHGSHYDASGRIRKGPAPLNLEVPSYEFTSDDIVVVG